The sequence CCACCCGGGCCTCGAAGGGAGTATCATACCCGGCTACAGTGACCTTGATCTCCTGAGCCTGATCGATCACGTGCTCGTTGGTGAGTATATAACCGTCGGCAGAAATCAGAAAGCCCGACCCCACTCCTTGCTGCACCTGGGGTCCGAGCTGGAAAGGAACCCCGAAGAAGCGGCGGAAGAAGGGATCGTTGAAGAAGGGATTGGACCCGCCAACCCGGGTTATGGTGTCGATCTTGACTACCGCCGGGCCGGCCTTAGACACGATATCGGCAATGGTGTTGGGGCCTACTCCGGGCGGCACGGCCGCCACGGCGGTACCGCTCCCACCGGAAGAAGCGGAATCGGATGCCGGCGGCGGAGGATTGTCGGCCAAGGCGGCAGGCTGGCTGCACCCGCCCAGCAGGAAGCCGACGGTTAACACCAGGGTCAGCACCAGAAGAACGGCCAGCGCCCCTGATACTCGGTTTTCGGCTGCAAATCGCATTCTCGTCCCTCCTCTCCTGGCTTTCTTCCCCCGATCCTGCAAGCCCAATATACCACCGGGTCACCGGACGGTCAAGAACCGACCGACCCTAGTTATCTTGGGCTGGCAGGCGGTACCGGGTGCTCTCTGGACATATTGGCACCGCGCCGGGTACCGAGCTCGGCGAGGGCAAGTCCGGAAGAGGGCCGGAGGCCACGGATGATTTCCGGCGCGGCTTAGGCCCGGCCCTCAGTTGCGCGAGTTCGGTGCCCGGCCCGCTTCAGGTGCCCGGGGAAACCAGGGCTGCCGGCGAAAACCAGGGATACCCGGCCGACGATAGGGCCTATGCGGGTGCCACCGGAGGCATGCGGCGTTTGTGCTCGCTGGCCCGGCTCAGCCGGGCTATCCTTTCCCTTACCTCGGGGCGGGCCTTGCCGCTCAACAGGTAGGCGTCCAGCTCGGCGTAGGTCAGGCCCATTTCTCCCTCATCGGTCTGGCCGGCCCAGAGCCCGGCGGAGGGGGGCTTGCGCAGTACGCGCTCCGGAACGCCGAGGTAGGCCGCCAGCTCAAGCACCTGCCGCTTTACCAGATTACCCAGGGGCAAGAGGTCTACCCCGCCGTCCCCGTACTTGGTGAAGTAGCCCACGGTGCGCTCGCTGAGGTTGGAGGTCCCGACTACCAGGTAGTTACGGCGGTTGGCGAAGTAGTAAAGGGCGAGCATGCGCAGGCGGGGCTTGAGGTTGGCCGCCGCCAGGTCCCGGGGATTCTCGATACCACCGGGGTCGAGGAGCTCCAACAGCATATCGTACACGCCGTCCAGCACCACCGTATGGTAGGGTACGCCGAAGGCTTGCGCCACCAGGACCGCATCCTCCGTATCCTGGGGGTCGCTGTGACAGGGAAGGATGAGAGCCAGATTGTTGTCGCCGAAGGCCCGCTGACACAG comes from Clostridia bacterium and encodes:
- the nadE gene encoding NAD(+) synthase, which encodes MTSEVADLAARLVEWLREQVGAAGARGTVVGLSGGVDSAVVVGLCQRAFGDNNLALILPCHSDPQDTEDAVLVAQAFGVPYHTVVLDGVYDMLLELLDPGGIENPRDLAAANLKPRLRMLALYYFANRRNYLVVGTSNLSERTVGYFTKYGDGGVDLLPLGNLVKRQVLELAAYLGVPERVLRKPPSAGLWAGQTDEGEMGLTYAELDAYLLSGKARPEVRERIARLSRASEHKRRMPPVAPA